Genomic window (Deinococcus malanensis):
GCTGAGCGTCACGGCATGCGTGAGGAAGGTGCCCTCGGTGCCGCTGGGGCTGCTCACACTTGACACGGTCGGCACGAAGTCGTTGATCGTGCCGGTGGCACTGGGGCTGGGCACAGTGGTGGTGGACGGCGTGCTTGCGGTAATGGTGTAGGTTTCGCTGCCTTCGCTGTACAGATTGTCCTTGACCGTATGGATCCGAAACTGCACGGTGTTGCTGGGGATGGTGGCACCCGCCGGTAGGGTGATGGTATAGGAGGGGCCAGGGCCGCTCGCCGTCACCCACGTTGTCCCCCCGTCCAGGCTGTATTCAGCGCCGGACGTATCGGTGCCGATGGTGGCCCCGCTGCCGGTCAGAGTGACGGTCAGGTTGGTGTTGGCCAACCCGTTCTGCCCAGCCAGGGCGATCTGATGCACGATCGGTGTTCCTTCCGAAGCTGTCCCGGTGCTCACGCTGGAGACGGAGATGCCATTAGGGGAGACGGCTGGCGACAGGATGCTCGCCCACGTAACGTCACCAGCAGCGCGTCCGAGTGACTTGTCGTTGATCCCGCCGATGTCGGAGTTGATGGCGTTGTTCTGGGTGGAGGTAGACACCGCGTAGCGCAGAGCTGTTTCCGACGTGATGTTGATGCTGCGGACTGTGAGGAAGAAGTTCTGGAGGTCGGCAAAGTTGAAGCTGAAATTCAGGAAGTAGTCGGTATCGCTGTCCCCGTCGATGTTGTTGGTGGTCCAGTGGGGGTCGTTGGTGGCCGATACCGGACCGTAGAAGTAATTGCTGGCCGTCTCGGTGAAGAGCGTATGGGGAATGATGGAGGTGGTGTTTGGTGAGGTGTTGGCGCCCGTGCCGGTGTCCCACAGCCGCAGGCCGCTGGGGTTGCCCTGATTGTCCACCCCGATAAAGGCGTCCATCCGGCCATCGGCATTGGCGTCGATCCCGACATACACGACATCTGCAAAGCTGGTGCTGGTGCCGTCAATCCGCACACGGTAGGCGATGGTGTCGTCGGCTTCCGAGGCCGTGCCCTTGTTGTCATAGTTGGTGTACAGCAGGCCGTGGGTGGCAGTCCCCAGCAGATCGGGGCCACCATTGGCCTGACGATCGTTGGCGCTGTCGTACTGGGCGCCGATCAGCACGGTGGTCCAGGGGGTCTTACTGGTGAAATCGGTGGTGGCAGCCCGACCGGTGCCAGCCGCACAGAGCAGCAGGGCGGACAGCAGCGCGGTGCGGGGCGTCCATTGGGCGCGGCGCTCGCCTGTAGTCCCCGGACGGGAGCGGGCGCCATTGCGGCGCGGGTTCAGGTCCCTCACTTGTTCCCTCCCAGGGAGTCGTCGAGGGTCAGATCAAGACGCAGATACAAACCCTGCTTGGTGTAGGTGTTGCTGATGCCCGTAAAGCCCACCGGGTTGTAACCGGCCGTCAGCCAGGTGCCGGGCAGCACACGGTAGCTGCCTTCCAGACCAAAGCCGGTCACAGTGGTCCCGGTGGAGGGATGCGAGAGGATGTGTCCCCAAGCCCCCAGACCAACGCGATCAGTCACGTAATAGGTGCCGCTCAGACTGCCCTGCACGGTAAAGCTGCCGGCGTCATTCAGAAGCGTCCGGCTATCCATCCCGGCCCGCACGGCGAAGCGCGGCTGGTGGTAGATCGCTGCGAGGCTGCTGCTCAGTTCCGGCTGGCCGCCAGCCAGAGTGCCGTCCACGTAGCGCACGGTTCCCAGGCTGTCAATGTTGCGGCTGCGGTAGGCGTACCCGGCCGCGAGGCGCAAACCGGCCTTCCCTGCTCCGAATTCGGCCAGTCCGTCAGCACTGAGGGTCAGGTCGTTGCTGACACTGCCTGCCGCCCCGCCGCGCACGACCACCCCAAAACCGGCGGGGTTGTACACCACGTCCGTGCCGAGCGTGGCGCTGAGCCGCTCGGTCTTGTACCGGAGATTGGCGCCGGCGGCGGCCTGGTGGGTTCGAGTGGTGGCGTTGGTCTGAGCGCTGCCGTACAGGCCCAGCGAGGTGGTGTCATTCAGGGGGAGGGTGGTGCTGACCCCGAAGCGGGCGAGGTTCCCGCCGCCACTGGCGGTCGGCAGTTCGTAGGCGGCGGTGTAATCCACGCCGTTGACGCGGCTGTCTACGCTCAAAACAGTGGCGCCACCAACACCCCAGGTGTACCGGCTGGTCACGCCGAAGGTGGTCTCACCGCTCAGGCGGTAGCGTACTCCCAGGCTACTTTCCGGGGCGACGTTACCGCTCAGTGGTTGGGCATGCGAGAGGTCCACGCTCAGAGGCTCGCGTCGGTAACCCACGCGACCCACCGCACTCAGCCCCTGCTGATCTCCAAAGCTGTAGCGCAGTCCGGCACCAACCTGGAAGGGGTCAAGCTGATAGACCAGTTGCCCGTCCGCCTGGCCCTGGTGAGTGACAACAGTGCCGGCCTTGCTGGTCTCGTGGCGGTACTGGGCCGTCACCTGGGCATCCAGCCGCTCAGTGAGTTCTGTGGTCACGCTGGCGGCAGCGCTCAGCCCTGGCGTCCCTTTGCCCAGCCCCGCGTAGGCGATGTCCTGGTAGCGCACGCTGGCTGAGGCGGCCGTCTGGCCGAAGCGGGCCCCGAAGGAGCCCTGGGCCAGCAGACCGTCGGAGGACGCCAGCAGGGCATCCACGTGCAGCTGCCCGTCGTCATAGGCCGCGCGAGCGCCGACGGTCGTCTGATTGTCGAGGTGGACCACAGCCGCGCCCAACAGGACGTGACTGGTCTGATACTTCGTCTGCACGCCAAAGGCCAGGTCGCGCTGGCCAAGCGGCTGGCTGAGGCGGTAACTGGCTTCTACGTACTGCTCGCCAAGGTCAAGGTCATAACGTGATAGGGGACGTGTCAGGGTGACGAGGCCGCTGTTGAGATCCAGCTGGTAATCGGCATTGCGGACCAGTACGGTACGCGAGCGTTCCTCGCCGGTCACGCGGTCCAGGGTCACCCAGGTCAGGGTTTCACTTCCCGGGCTGATCTGGCCGCGCGCCAGGCGCAGCAGGCGGGTGCCGTCGGGCGTCACGCGCTCGCCGGTGATCAGGTCGGTGGGCACCAGGGCCACGAAACCGGAGACCTGCGGGTTGCTGCGGGTCGACGCGCTCAGGGCCGTGATCTGGGCACCGAATGGCAGAACGTCGACAGGCAGCGGGCCGTGGCGGTACTGCACTCCAAAAGCCGGGTGCTCGTAACGGAAGGCCACGGGATCGCTGCCCTGCAATGGCACGCTGGTTACGCTGGCGTCACCGGCGATAGTGAAGCGCTTGAGGGTGTCCAGATCTGTTGGCAAGCCGTCTTTATCAGCCGTGACCTTCAGGTGCCCACCCCCCACCTCGGTTTCCAGGCTCGCGCGGGCCTGCCAGGAGAGGTCGTCCGCGCTCAGGCTGCCGTCCAGGCCCAGCGTCGCGCTGAGGACCCCAACGCCCACGGTGGTTCGTTCAGTGGTCACTGGGAAGGTCGCGGTGCGCAGCAGCTCTCCCTGGGATACGGTCAGGATCACTTCACCCGCACGGCTCTGTGGCGCAAACTCCAGCACGCCCAGGCCGCCCTCGAGCCTCAATTGATGGCCGGTCTGCCCAGGAACCGCGTCCGGGCTGGTGGGCGTCCGGTCACTGGCGACCGTCACTGTACTAAGGTTGGTGGTGCGGCCGCTGGCGTCCACGGCGCGGACCTGAACCCTCAGTGGGGTGCGGCCGTCCGCGATGAGGGCCAGCGGGCTGAGTTCCAGGGCCTCGGTAGGGCCGACACGGTACACCGTGATCTGGTCGGTGCCATGCTGGAGCAGGTTGGCTCCGGGCCGGAGCGGCACCCCGATATAGGTGCGCAAGGTGCCACCGCCGGTCAGGGTGGCCTCTTCGCCCACCAGCGTCGCTGGCACCGGGGCACCGTTGACCATCAGCGCCTGCGCCTCTGGGCCCGCGTCGGTGACCGTGACGTTCACAGCGTCACGCACCTGCACGTCACTCCCGTCAAGCGGCAGGCGGATGCTCGACGCGTTTTCAGCCGGTACAGCAACACTCAGAGACCCCAATTGGGCCAGGTCCGGTGTGCCGCTCACTGGTAACAGGAGGCCCGAAGCGTATCCGGCGGCAACAGCCGGCGTCCCGAGGGCTGGTAAGGCGCCGGCGTGCGAGAGCGTGAAGGTCAGGACGCCGCTGGGCGCGCGCTCAACGGGCACCTGCCAGACCAGACCGCGGGGTGTAGAGGCCGGCTCGGGCAGCGGCCGGCCGTTCCAGCGGCTGCTGCCACCCTGGTAGGACGTGCCTGGTGGCAAGGCCTGGACGACGAGCAGAGACTGCGCGCCAGCGGGCATGCTGAGGGTCAGACTGACCTGACTGCGCAGTTCTTTGTGGGGCGCGACGGTGGCTGGCACTGCTGTGGGCGGAGTCAGCGTTTCCTGCGCGGCGGCCACCTGGCCAGCGGAGAGGAGCAGCGTCAGAAGCGTCAGGACGCTTGCTGGAATAGGGGGCTTCACGTTCACTTCCTCCAGGTGAGGCTGGGAATGGTCGTTACGTCGCCAGGATTGCCTGTCCAGGTGAAGCGGTAACTGAAGGTGGTGTCCCCGGGAGGCAGCATGCCGGTCCAGGTGTTGCTGCCCGCGCTCAGGAGGGCGCCGGGGGGCAGCGGGTCGGTGATGCTGGCCCCACCAGCGGGGCCAGTGTTGCGTGCCTTCACCTGCACGAGGTAGGAGCCACTCTCGAGCGTCACGGTCTTGTCCAGGGTGACACTCTCGAGGGTCACGCTGATCTGGCGCGTGGCGCTGACCAGGCTGACCGGGGCGCCCAGGGGGAAGTCCACGGTGCTCAGGCCGCGCACCTGAACCGTGCGGGTGCCGCTGAGGCCACCGTCGTCCGGGGTGGGCAGGGGGCGGAAGGGCACGCTGGCGGGGTCGAGGCGCAGGGCGTGGGTGCCCATCGCGACATTGGTGAAGCTATAGCGGCCCTGTGCGTCAGTACGCACCTCGCGCCCTCCGGCGAGCAGAATGCGGGCGAGGGGGACAGCTGTGTCGACGCCTGCGTCGAACATGCGGTTGCCGTTGGTGTCGATAAAGACGCGCCCGACAATGTCGCCCACCGGCGCGAAGTTCAGGGGGCCCTGAACCTTGGCGGTGGCCGCCGCCTGGGCTGAGGCGAAGGCGGCCGAAGCGCCACTGACCGTGCGGCCCTGCGCGGTCACGGTGTTGCGCACCTCGGTGCCAGCCACAGGTGAAACCCGCATGGCGTATGCGATGGTGGCGCTCGTCCCGTCGGCCAGACTGGGCACCGTCCAGATCAGGGCCCCATTCTGGGCTACTGGGTCGGCGATCGGTTGGCCGTTCAGGCTGCTGGTGCCCGGGATGTAGGACAGACCTGCCTGCGGGGTATCGGTGACCTTGATGTCATGAAGGGTCGTGCCGGGAAAGCGGTTGGTGAGGGCCAGGGTATAGGTCAGGCGGTCACCGATGACCACGACCGGACGGTCTACCGTCTTGGTCAGGCCCAGCGAGCCTACGCGCAGCAGCGCGACATTGTTGCCGTCCTGCGTGCCGTCCGGGCACGAGGCGGTGAGGTTGACGTTCACGTCGCCGGCTACGGGCACGCGGCCGATCACCAGCAGCAGGTGGGCAGTCTGATTGACTGCGAGCCGCACGCTGTGCACGGCTCCCTCGCCGGCGTCGGCCTGTCCGTTGCGGTTGCTGTCAAGCACGACCTGGACATCGGGCAGGGCCGCGCTGCCCGGCAGCACGGTGCCCCGGACGGGCACGTCCACCGCTGTCTGGCCATCGTTGCGCAGGGTATATGAAAATAAGCCGCTACTGCCGGGCAGCGCGGTGTGCATCTGGCCGGGGGCGGTGACGGTTCCGTCCGGGGTAACCGAGACAGCGCAGACGGGAGGGTCCACCTTCACGACGGCGCGACTGAACTGCAATTCCAGCTGCGTGGCATTTTCCTGCACGGTCACGGGAGTCCGGTCTCGCAGCAACTGGCCGGTCGCAGCGGGACTGGCCGCGTATACGCTGCCCGCCGGGGCGATAGCCGGGACCTGAAGCACCTGGATAACTGGACTCAGGCCCTCGTCGGCTGGGGTCCCAGGGTCATTCCAGCGGAGGGCCACGCGGGTCACCGGGCCGGCGGCACGTTCCGGCGCCGACAGCAGGCCGTCACCGTCAGTGTCGAGGTAATAGGCCACGGCATGACCAGTGCTTGGACTGCCGGTCGCCACGCTGGTCAGGGTCACGACCTGATCCGTGTTGCCGGAGTTGACTAGGGTATAGGGGGTCAGCAGTTCGCCGCCAGGTCTGACGTCGGCCTCGTAGCCGGCAGGTAACGGGCCCGTGGCACTGTTGCCGATGGTGCGCCCGTCGCGCCCGTCGCGGTACACCGTATCGAACCCTGGCATGGGCAGGACAGTCGAGGTCACTGTGCGCGACAGGACTGCTGGGAGACTCTGGCCTGTGGTGTTCTTGAAGGTGGCCGCGGCCTGGTTAGTCACAGTCGTGCCGGCCTTGGTGCTCTGCGCCGCAGCAGCGCCCAGCAGACAGACACTGAGGAGAAAGGTGGTTCGCTTCTTCACATTGACGCTCCTAAACATGCAGGCGATAACGCTTCCATCAGGTTCCTGGTCCTGGCAGGGTTCATCGCTTCTTAACTTTATTGACCGCCTTCTCACGTCTGCCTTACAGTGTCAGTCGTCCTGAACCCCTGTACAGTCTGGAAACCAGCGGCTTGGGCAGGAATCTCTGAGGCTTCCGGGCCCGTCCTGCCAGGAAAATACCCATGGGCGCAGTCGGCCTCAAGTGGGCTGAGGTGGGTCAGTTCACCGTGCTTCTCTATGCCTTCAGCGACGACCTGGATGCAGGGTTGGGGGACTCCCTCACGTACAGGGCTTTCTTCGCGCGCTCACGCAGGACCAGCAACCCCTGGCATCCACTCAATGACCGCGGGTCCGCCACCAGACACGAGGCCTTGGAAGGAGGACCGTTCACACGGAGGGAAACATCCTCAAAAACATGCGCTGGTTGGTGAATTGACCGCTGTCAGTCCCGGAGGGTGTACCGTACCCGCGCACCGTACGCATCATCCCGGATCCATTCATGTCCCGCAGTTTGCTCCGCAGGTTCGACATGTGCGCGTCCATGACCATC
Coding sequences:
- a CDS encoding DUF11 domain-containing protein, which encodes MKKRTTFLLSVCLLGAAAAQSTKAGTTVTNQAAATFKNTTGQSLPAVLSRTVTSTVLPMPGFDTVYRDGRDGRTIGNSATGPLPAGYEADVRPGGELLTPYTLVNSGNTDQVVTLTSVATGSPSTGHAVAYYLDTDGDGLLSAPERAAGPVTRVALRWNDPGTPADEGLSPVIQVLQVPAIAPAGSVYAASPAATGQLLRDRTPVTVQENATQLELQFSRAVVKVDPPVCAVSVTPDGTVTAPGQMHTALPGSSGLFSYTLRNDGQTAVDVPVRGTVLPGSAALPDVQVVLDSNRNGQADAGEGAVHSVRLAVNQTAHLLLVIGRVPVAGDVNVNLTASCPDGTQDGNNVALLRVGSLGLTKTVDRPVVVIGDRLTYTLALTNRFPGTTLHDIKVTDTPQAGLSYIPGTSSLNGQPIADPVAQNGALIWTVPSLADGTSATIAYAMRVSPVAGTEVRNTVTAQGRTVSGASAAFASAQAAATAKVQGPLNFAPVGDIVGRVFIDTNGNRMFDAGVDTAVPLARILLAGGREVRTDAQGRYSFTNVAMGTHALRLDPASVPFRPLPTPDDGGLSGTRTVQVRGLSTVDFPLGAPVSLVSATRQISVTLESVTLDKTVTLESGSYLVQVKARNTGPAGGASITDPLPPGALLSAGSNTWTGMLPPGDTTFSYRFTWTGNPGDVTTIPSLTWRK
- a CDS encoding beta strand repeat-containing protein; this translates as MRDLNPRRNGARSRPGTTGERRAQWTPRTALLSALLLCAAGTGRAATTDFTSKTPWTTVLIGAQYDSANDRQANGGPDLLGTATHGLLYTNYDNKGTASEADDTIAYRVRIDGTSTSFADVVYVGIDANADGRMDAFIGVDNQGNPSGLRLWDTGTGANTSPNTTSIIPHTLFTETASNYFYGPVSATNDPHWTTNNIDGDSDTDYFLNFSFNFADLQNFFLTVRSINITSETALRYAVSTSTQNNAINSDIGGINDKSLGRAAGDVTWASILSPAVSPNGISVSSVSTGTASEGTPIVHQIALAGQNGLANTNLTVTLTGSGATIGTDTSGAEYSLDGGTTWVTASGPGPSYTITLPAGATIPSNTVQFRIHTVKDNLYSEGSETYTITASTPSTTTVPSPSATGTINDFVPTVSSVSSPSGTEGTFLTHAVTLSGAATTGPTTVDLTLAGVTATIGSDTGTMEYSTNGGTTWTAITPGTNGMFNVAVPANMTTFQVRVATVGDGAPEGTETYRLTATVGSGPGASGTGTINDPGVSPTVTITAPDNTNDTTPTITGTTDAPVGSTVTVTMTQGTRTITLTTTVQAGGTYSVTVPRTDALVDGAYTATASVTTAGNTGTATDPGSVDATAPIITVSAPDNTNDTTPTITGTTDASVGSTVTVTITQGTRTITLTTTVQAGGTYSVTVPNTDALVDGPYSVTASTTDTAGNTGTATDPGSVDATAPIITVSAPDNTNDTTPTITGTTDAPVGSTVTVTITQGTRTITLTTTVQAGGTYSVTVPSTDALVDGAYTATASVTTAGNTGTATDPGSVDATAPIITVSAPDNTNDTTPTITGTTDASVGSTVTVTITQGTRTIT